In one Capricornis sumatraensis isolate serow.1 chromosome 1, serow.2, whole genome shotgun sequence genomic region, the following are encoded:
- the IL12A gene encoding interleukin-12 subunit alpha isoform X2, giving the protein MCPLRSLLLISTLVLLHHLPHLSLGRSLPTTTAGPGRSCLDYSQNLLRAISNTLQKARQTLEFYSCTSEEIDHEDITKDKTSTVEACLPLELATNGHCLASGKTSFMTTLCLRSIYKDLKMYHMEFQAMNAKLLMDPKRQIFLDQNMLAAIAELMQALNFDSETVPQNPSLEELDFYKTKVKLCILLHAFRIRAVTIDRMLSYLSSS; this is encoded by the exons ATGTGCCCGCTTCGCA GCCTCCTCCTCATATCCACCCTGGTTCTCCTCCACCACCTGCCCCACCTCAGTTTGGGCAGGAGCCTGCCCACCACCACAGCAGGCCCAGGAAGGAGTTGCCTTGACTACTCCCAAAACCTGCTGAGGGCCATCAGCAACACGCTGCAGAAG gCCAGACAAACCCTAGAATTTTACTCCTGCACTTCTGAGGAGATTGATCATGAAGATATCACCAAAGATAAAACCAGCACAGTGGAGGCCTGTTTACCACTGGAATTAGCCACG aatgGGCATTGTCTGGCTTCTGGAAAGACCTCTTTTATGACA ACCCTGTGCCTTAGAAGTATCTACAAGGACTTGAAGATGTACCACATGGAGTTCCAGGCCATGAATGCAAAGCTTCTGATGGATCCTAAGAGGCAAATCTTTCTAGACCAGAACATGCTGGCAGCTATTGCTGAACTAATGCAG GCCCTGAATTTCGACAGTGAGACTGTGCCACAGAATCCCTCCCTGGAAGAACTGgatttttacaaaacaaaagtCAAGCTCTGCATCCTTCTTCACGCCTTCAGAATTCGTGCGGTGACCATCGACAGAATGTTGAGCTATCTGAGTTCCTCCTAG
- the IL12A gene encoding interleukin-12 subunit alpha isoform X1: MCPLRSLLLISTLVLLHHLPHLSLGRSLPTTTAGPGRSCLDYSQNLLRAISNTLQKARQTLEFYSCTSEEIDHEDITKDKTSTVEACLPLELATNESCLASRETSLITNGHCLASGKTSFMTTLCLRSIYKDLKMYHMEFQAMNAKLLMDPKRQIFLDQNMLAAIAELMQALNFDSETVPQNPSLEELDFYKTKVKLCILLHAFRIRAVTIDRMLSYLSSS, translated from the exons ATGTGCCCGCTTCGCA GCCTCCTCCTCATATCCACCCTGGTTCTCCTCCACCACCTGCCCCACCTCAGTTTGGGCAGGAGCCTGCCCACCACCACAGCAGGCCCAGGAAGGAGTTGCCTTGACTACTCCCAAAACCTGCTGAGGGCCATCAGCAACACGCTGCAGAAG gCCAGACAAACCCTAGAATTTTACTCCTGCACTTCTGAGGAGATTGATCATGAAGATATCACCAAAGATAAAACCAGCACAGTGGAGGCCTGTTTACCACTGGAATTAGCCACG aATGAGAGTTGCCTGGCTTCCAGAGAGACCTCTTTAATAACT aatgGGCATTGTCTGGCTTCTGGAAAGACCTCTTTTATGACA ACCCTGTGCCTTAGAAGTATCTACAAGGACTTGAAGATGTACCACATGGAGTTCCAGGCCATGAATGCAAAGCTTCTGATGGATCCTAAGAGGCAAATCTTTCTAGACCAGAACATGCTGGCAGCTATTGCTGAACTAATGCAG GCCCTGAATTTCGACAGTGAGACTGTGCCACAGAATCCCTCCCTGGAAGAACTGgatttttacaaaacaaaagtCAAGCTCTGCATCCTTCTTCACGCCTTCAGAATTCGTGCGGTGACCATCGACAGAATGTTGAGCTATCTGAGTTCCTCCTAG
- the IL12A gene encoding interleukin-12 subunit alpha isoform X3, which produces MCPLRSLLLISTLVLLHHLPHLSLGRSLPTTTAGPGRSCLDYSQNLLRAISNTLQKNESCLASRETSLITNGHCLASGKTSFMTTLCLRSIYKDLKMYHMEFQAMNAKLLMDPKRQIFLDQNMLAAIAELMQALNFDSETVPQNPSLEELDFYKTKVKLCILLHAFRIRAVTIDRMLSYLSSS; this is translated from the exons ATGTGCCCGCTTCGCA GCCTCCTCCTCATATCCACCCTGGTTCTCCTCCACCACCTGCCCCACCTCAGTTTGGGCAGGAGCCTGCCCACCACCACAGCAGGCCCAGGAAGGAGTTGCCTTGACTACTCCCAAAACCTGCTGAGGGCCATCAGCAACACGCTGCAGAAG aATGAGAGTTGCCTGGCTTCCAGAGAGACCTCTTTAATAACT aatgGGCATTGTCTGGCTTCTGGAAAGACCTCTTTTATGACA ACCCTGTGCCTTAGAAGTATCTACAAGGACTTGAAGATGTACCACATGGAGTTCCAGGCCATGAATGCAAAGCTTCTGATGGATCCTAAGAGGCAAATCTTTCTAGACCAGAACATGCTGGCAGCTATTGCTGAACTAATGCAG GCCCTGAATTTCGACAGTGAGACTGTGCCACAGAATCCCTCCCTGGAAGAACTGgatttttacaaaacaaaagtCAAGCTCTGCATCCTTCTTCACGCCTTCAGAATTCGTGCGGTGACCATCGACAGAATGTTGAGCTATCTGAGTTCCTCCTAG